ttaaaaaataaataaataggggtgcctgggtggctcagtcgttaagcgtctgccttcggctcaggtcatgatcccagggtcctgggattgagcttcccggtgggaagcctgcttctccctctcccactctcccggCTTGTATTcttgctctcactatgtctctgtcaaataaataaataaaatctttaaaaaataataaaataaataaataaataaatagatgggggcgcctgggtggctcagtcagttgagcgtctgccttcagcttgagttatgatctccgggtcctaggtttgagccccacatcaggctccctgctcggcggggggcctgcttctctctctacctgcctctctctgcttgtgctctctctaagtaaataaataaaatcttaaaaaaaaaaggacagggtgcctgggtggctcagttggttaagcgactgccttcgactcaggtcatgatcctggagtcccgggatcgagtcccgcatcgggctccctgctcggcagggagtctgcttctccctctgaccctcctccctctcatgctctctgtctctcattctctctctctcgcaaataaataaaatcttaaaaaaaaaaaaaaaggacacagacACCAGGGATGTGTATGCACAGGGGAGCCAAAGAGGCTTTAGGGGAAATCCAATCTGTTGACACCTTAATCTTGAACAtctagcttctagaactgtgagaaaattaattttggcCATTTAAGCCTCCCCGCTTCTgtgcagccctagcaaactaatagggagattatcctggactgggggaggggggacgtgTAATCACTAGGGTCCTTTTAAAAGGAGGCAAGAGGAACAGAGGTGGATAATGGAGATGTGACAGCAGAAGCAGAGAACAGACTGTCTTATCCTGCTGATTTTTGTCCCCAATCAACAAACTGCCAGTGTCACTGGCtgccccccttcctttcttctcccttgccCTGAATCTGAAAAAGGGCTGGACACATACCTTTCGAGGATCCTAATCTTTTcctgtgccttagtttctcctGCCTGGTTAAGTTGAGGTAATGTCAGGCAATGCCATTTCCCCCAATCTTGGCAGGGGACCTTGGTGTTTCTGATCCACTGGagctgaagtcttttttttttttttaaagactttatttatttatttgagagagagaatgagatagagagagcatgagatgggggagggtcagagggagaagtagactcccggctgagcaaggagcccgatgcgggactccatcctgggactccaggatcatgacctgagccgaaggcagtcgcttaaccaactgagccacccaggtgcccgagctGAAGTCTTAAAGGGAGAGACAAAATAAGGCAGATAAAGGGTCAAGAAGCAGAAAAGGATTCTGGGTATTGGAAGCATCTAGGCAACCCTGGCAAGAGGCTCTGATGGCTCAAGACTATGAGATGATGTCTGCAGTAGGCGGATCAAGCAGGATTTATACTTAAACTTTGTAGTTTAAGTATATCAGCTTAGGGATAGGACCCTATTTGGGGGGGCTAAAGGGGCCCTTAAAAATCTGCTTGCCCAATTCCCTCATTTTAGAGGTGGAAATAGAACCTCAGAGAAGTtcaatgacttgctcaaggtcacacggtTTTCCTGGTGTGGCAccaggactggaacccaggtcTTCTGTATCCTCACTGGGCCCCTTGACTGCCCCCTCATTCCTGGGTCCCCTGCAGCTGGGAGGAGGAACTGGAGGAAAGAAGTGGGAAGAAAGGGGCTGCTCCCTCCATTTctcagtttaattttaaaaatttattttattcaatttggAAAATTAATACAAATCCCTGGGTGCCTGGGGGAGGGCGGAtgggcaggaagaagaggaggaggaattgAGGCGAGGCATGAGCATCAGAGTGGCTATCTCATGTGCACGTCCAAGTCCCTGccccaggaggtggggggaggttgagcagggagctcaggtCCGAAGGAACACCATGGTGAGGAGtcctggagaggggagagaggacagcAAGCTGGTGGTGAGCAGCGCTGGGGCTCTGCTAGCCTTCCTCCTAGGCCCCCACGCCCCTGGCCACTACTGTGCTCACCCAAGATGTACGCTGCCACCAACTTCTGTCCCAGGGAGACGTGCAGGATTTGGGGCAGCTGGCTGCCAAGCTCGTCCTGGAGCGGGAGCAGCAGGAAGGCCACAGAGACTATGCCCGTCagcaagaagaggaggaaggagctggTGGCCACTTGTGGGGGGCGGTCTGGGAAACAAGGCTCATCAGGAGCTCCACCCCCCTCCTGCCCAGCCCAGGGTCCTCCAGGGAGGACGCTGAAGATGGGAGGTGTATTTTTATTGCCATCCAGGGGGCATACTGCAAgtgtcccctcctccctggagCCTCTGTCCCCAAGGCCACGAGAGACCCTCTCCCCTCCGGTCCCTCAGCACTTTTTCTCTTCACCCTGCCTTCAGTATTGGCTCCTATGTACATGTCCATCAGGCAAGGGACTCTCTCTCCCATATGCAGCCCACAACTTGGTACGGGTTTCTTATGGAACTGAGCTGAGCTGGCACATGATGGGAAGTACTGAAGTTAGAGCTAAGGAAGAACTTTTCCCTCTAGGTAGAAGCCAGAAACCAAGGAAACTACAAAGTCTGCTTTTTTGCCTAACCTGATATAAAATCTGAACTCCTAGGAATGCTTCTACCAAAAAGCAAAAGACGGAACCAGAAGACCCCCTCAACTCCAACTGAGCGCATCTCTAGGGTAATGCTCAAGAACTCAAGAATTCCCATcccccatgggcgcctgggtggctcagctggttaagcaactgccttcggcttaggtcatgatcctggagtcccgggatcgagtcccgcattgggctccctgctcggcgaggagcctgcttctccctctgaccctcccccctctcatgtactctctctcattctcgctctctcaaatgaataaataaatcttaaaaaaaaaaaaaaaagaattcccatcCCCCAACTCACTCTCTGGGAAGTGTCTGGCCGTGGGTGGTGCTGTCCAGGAAGGAGGCCCTGGGTGGGGTGTTGGGTCAGGCTGTCCCTGAAGCTCAAGGGGGTAGGCTGGGGCCCTCAGAACTGAGGTGATGTCCTTGCGCCCCACCACTCGACCCTCAGCTCCCTCCTCAGACAGCTCAATGCGGAAGCGGTCCTGGATGTCATAGTGGCTGGGAATGGGGGCCACGTGGCGAATCACACTGTCCCAAAATAGGAGAGAGACCCATTGAGAGGAAGTGAGTAACAGGCAGTGATCCAAGTGGATCCAGGCCCCACCTCCCAGGAGCCTTTCCCTTAGGGATGTAGACAGAGGTGGGGAAAAAGGTTGCCAAGAACCAGGTCTGAGCCCTATTGACTCCAGCACGGTAATTCAGACAAAGGTGGCAGCGACCCCTGGCTACCCTCCTCACTCACATGTCAATGCAGGATTGAGGTTTCACATATCCTTCTGCGTCAAACACCGTGTATTTGGCAGGTGCTGTGCACAGGACTGAGGGATAAAGGCACACACAGACCGACTATTGCTTCAGAGACAAGCTTACCGGTGGAGGGACATTAGAGTCCCCCTTCCCTTCTACCCCAGGGCTGGACATGACTCTTCCAGTCCGCCAAGGTTGGCTATCTGACCCCACTCATCTCACTCCTCCAGCCCACACAGCCCCGCAGTGTCCCGCCGCCAGACCCAGATCCCTGGCATGAGGCACCCATCCCTTCACCTCGGAAGCGAAGCGCAGCTCCCGTGGGGTTATAGAGGGTCAGCAGCTGCCGGGGTCCGCTCCGCTGGTCCGCCCTGAATACTAGGTCCGGGGGAAAGACGAGGACCGGGACAAGTCCCGAGGGAGGAGGGGCGCCCCGGGACCCCCGCCCAGGAGCCCCCGGGCCCACCAGCTCCTGGTCCTGGGGCGCCCCACGGCGCATGCAGGCTGTGGACGGTGGACATAGGAGGGCAGAGCTCAGGGGACAGGGCCTGGAGTCTAGAGCTGGGGGACGACAGGGGAGAAAGGGATCGGAATGAGATCGGGGGGCAGGGCCTGGTCTGATGCTGCCGCCGCCGCGTCGGAACCCCTCTAGATGAGGCTCCCGCAGACCAGGCCCAAGCCCCCCAAACCCTTCCCTTCTCCAGCTCTGCCCGGGGTCCCTTTAGGCCCCGCCCCAAGCCCGACCTCATGGTCACGCCCACCCCATAAACCCTGCCCCTAGCTGCTCCCAACCCGGGCCTTGTCTCCAGGCCCGGCTCCCGATCTCCAAAAGCCCCGCCCGCCCCACCGCAGGCCCCGCCCCTTCCGGGCGTCCCCGCTCTCCGGCCAGACCCCGCCTACCTCAGCGTCCCCCTCCGAAACCGCCCTTTCTCCAATCTCTCCAGAGACCTTTATCTGTGCCTCCGACCTCTCCCTGAGCTCGGCGAGCAGCTCCTTCGTGCCTCAGCCTCCGAACGGCCGCTCGTGCTGTGAGACTTACCTTCTGGTCACTGCACCTGCCCATCAATTTTTGGCCGGACCGAGGCTGCCATCTTCCCGAGAGACCATTTCTACACTTCCGCCGTACGGCCTCTGTCATTGGCTAGGGCGGCCTCGTTTCCGCCGTCAGTATACGCCGATTGGTGAGTTTAAAGACGTGATTGGCTTGATCCCAGTGACGTAAAACTTTACGGGCGACTCCGGCCAGAAAGCTCTGCCCTGAGTAACTCAGGGGGACCGGCGGAGGCTGGGAGCTGGGCGTTGTTCCTCCCCACTGAGACCTCCAAGTCACTAGAATCACATCCCAAAGGGaagacctctctctcttttaatccCAGGCTCTCCTAGAAGCAGCGATCATAGCAGTTTTCCATAGTACTAGTTGGGAGGTTGCTTCCAGTTGGACTAGGATTGAGGCAGGGAAACTGCAGGGACCCCATGAAAAAGAGccgggttttttgttttgtttttgtttgtatgtttttaagatttagtagagagacagcacgagcgggaggggcaaagggagagagactcctgaagcggactccccgctgagcggggagcctgttgCTGGGTGaggcggggctctatcccaggactctgagatcatgacctgagccaaaatcaaaatcaGGCGCCCCCAAAGCCATTTTTCCCCCTTGGCTTCTTTTCcggcttctattcttgctaggacctgcacccccaccccactctacaCATGCCTCCTGATACAAAAAGcatatgtcctccttgtaagggacaaaGAGGTAAGCCTCTTTGGAGGCTTCCAGTACAGTAGGTGATACCTAGGGAATGACCTGACAGAACCATCATGTGCCTATTCCAGACCACTGGCACTGGGTATCTCCAGGCCAAGACCCCCTGGCTTCAGGGAATGAGTGACTTATGAAGGACACCTGGACCCTATCCTTGTTCTGACTatttcctggatgcctgagaagaCACGTGCACCAGACCCCAAGAAAAGACGAGActcatgctcttttcctttccaagtctccGGAACGCTcagtccatctctctctctctctcgtagatatatatatatatatctattggCTCTCCGCACCCAACCTGCCTGCATCAGGATCTCAGCCCACGGCTCCTCTCCTGAGTCTCCCTTTCCTGCATGGGACTCAGAAATCACTCACATTTGCACAAGGAAGTAGTATTTACCAACCCTGCCACTTGCATCATCCCACTGAATCTTCAACTCCTTTCACAAAAGAAGTGGCCTCGGCAAGGTGAAGGATCTCACCCAGGCCACGCGATTGATTAGCAGTAGAGCAAAAACAAAGTTCATCTTATCCCAAAGCCCCCCAGCAAATGTAGAAACCCCTTTATCCTTctagtcttttgttttcttgatagCATAGCTTCATTTTCACcgtgtttattttattatttacctgCTCCAGTAGAATGTACTTTCCTCCCCACAAGAGCAGaaactttgctttgttttctggttCATTCCAAAGTGCCTGCCATTTGGAATGAACAAGTGAGTGACTAGGAATGAACTTTGAGCTGAGATCCGATTGAAGTTAGGATGCAAGCCATTAAAAATCAGTGGAGAGCATCCTGGATAGAGGGGATAGCTAAGGCAAAGCAGGAGGGTACTAGAAATGTCAAGGAGCCACCGAGACTGGATGGAACGGCACTTGCATGGGAGACAACAGTGAGAGATGACATAAGGTGGGAGGGTTGGATGCAGGTCACCTAGAGCCTCAGAGTCTGCAgtaggactttggattttattctgagacTAATGTGAAACTATGGGagaggttttctttatttcttttttttaacagctttattgagatatcttagacatataaaaattgtatatatttaaggtgtacaacttgaggggcatctgggtggctcagtcggttaagtgtttgacttcggcgcaggtggtgatctcagggtcctgggatctagccctgcatcagggtccccaCATGGAGGGGGGCAGGCGGtttgcttgtccttctccctctgcccctccccctgcttgtgctctctttctcaaagaaaatcttttttttttttttttaaagattttatttatttatttgacagagagacacagcgagagagggaacacaagcagggggagtgggagagggagaagcaggcttcccgctgagcagggagcccgatgcggggctcgatcccaggaccctgagatcatgacctgagccgaaggcagacgcttaacgactgagccacccaggcacccctcaaagaaaatctttaaaaaaacaaaaggtgtACGATATTTGGATTTATGTACACATTGTGAAaagatcaccacaatcaagctaattaacacatccgACACCTCTACATAGTtcgattgtgtgtgtgtgtgtgtgtgtgtgtgtgtgtgtgtgtgctgagaaTAAGGGAGAGTTTTGAGCAAAGGGGTGACAAGGTCTTACATTCTTAAAAGATTGCTCTGTATACTAAACATCTGTTGAGTTTAACGAATGAATGAAATCTCCTAGATGGGCTCCCCAGACCATAGAAATGGAGATGTGACCCCTTCCTCagtcaagaaacatttatttggaTAAGAAAGGAGTCTCTAGGGCTCTGGGCTGGGAAGGTAGCCTGGGTTTCAGTCCTGGGACCCAGCAGCCCGAACAGGCTGGGAGGGGCACTTCCTCTTGCTGAGGTTGGTGAGGATCTGGTCCTGGTTGGACCGGTAGAGAACCACAAAGCTCTCTGCAGGAAGGACAGGACCTCTGTTCTCTTCCACCTGGCCCATCATCAGATAACTGgctcctgggggaggagagggagggagcgagagCGTGTTATTGAGACCTTGGAGATGTACCTCCTTGTCAGAGTCCTTCAGATTCTATCATTTTTGTGAGGCTACGTCCTCTTCCCCATTTTGCCACATCCGTTACCTTTCTTCATGGGGGGGCACTGCTTGCAGGGCACATAAAACTTCAGGAGGGTGGCAGTGAGTGGAGAGGGCAGGTCCAGGCCTCCGGTTTTATAAGCACCAATGAGACTGACAGTGACAGTGAGGCCCTCTCCTGGGCCCCGAACCATGGACTTCACTGTTGCGGTCACCActgtgagagagtgggggtgaGAGGTGAGGAGACAGGAGGCCAGCTCAGGGCTGGAGCCAGGAGGGGGAACTTGGAGGACAGGAGGGGAGGTTAGAGCTGTTGGCAGGGGGGCTTCTTACCCAGGCTGCTGGAACAGAAGTTGCTCTGCAAGGTGCCCGTCCGGCGGCATTGCTTTGGGCAGGACACAGCGGGCACGTctaggagggagagagggtgctGTTTGTGGAGGGGGACCCACCCAGCAGGTAGGAAGGGCCACTTTCCTCATAACAGCCTCACTGATTTGAATTCATTCAGAGCTCTATCCAGCGTTGGGCCCCAGCACCCAGTACCAGACCTCAGTACAGAGCACCAGTGAGtgatgtatgaatgaatgaatgagtttggaAAGGAGGTCTTTGAAATGCTCTCTTCAGTCTgtgtccccttccttccccttcccagaCTCACTTGGGGCCCCCGGAGTTGCCTGGGCCTCAGAGGAGGCCTTTGGTTTTTCCGCAGATGGGAGTCCGGGCTTGGGGAGCGCGGTACCCGACCGGGCATCCTCCCCTGGGCTCTGGGCCCGCCCTTCAGCACCTCGCGGCAGGGTCTTGTAGGAGGCGGAGAAGCCATCCGCCGTGACACTGAGGTCAGAGACGAACTGGACGAGGAGCTCGTTCCCTTCGGAGGAGATGGGACTGCGGGTGGCGGGGCACCGGGGGAAGCGTCAGGGGGGCCTTGTCATCTCCGCCCTGGcttggctgcaccagcttcctgACTTCGCAGGACCTACTCGCCTCTCCATCCGTGGACCCGTCCTGGTGCCAAGCCAGGTCTCTTGCCTGGTTCCCTACTAGTTCCGCCCGCCCGTTTGGGGTTCACGGGTTCAGATCCCGCCTCTTCAGCTAAGCCTGGcctctcaccaccacccccacccccactcccttccctagAAAGGTGGAGACGCCCGGACCCACCAACCCACCCAGGCCCGTCCCCTCACCCCGGGGCCGTGTCGCCGCAGAACTTCCCCAGCCTTTTGGCGTCATCGCTCACGGCTCCGTTGAACACGCTGACCGAGTCGTAGCGGCAGTAGGTGTCGGGCTCCAGGTCAAACTTCCCGAAGGTCAGCGAGATCACCTGTCCGCCGGGAGAGGAGGCTGCGCGGCGGGACCCGGGCGGCTCCAGGGCGCGGAAGCCCTGCACCCCTGGCCTCCTCCGGAAGCCCGGAAGCTCGCGGcagcctcctctcccccttcccgtGTCCCCCGGAGCCCCCTCTTAAAGCATTCACACCACCGCTCCGAGGGTCACACACCCAGGGGAACCCTTAGGCGGCGTCTTCCATCTTGGGCAAGGTCTAGTCCAGGCTCACGCTCAAGGAACAGACCCAGCATCACCTCCAGCGCCACCACATACCACACAAAACACCGTTTATAGATCAGCATTGTGTACCTCGCTCTCGTAAGACTCGTCACAGgtgtgattttacattttttgtttgagTGCAAGCAGTTCTGGGTCTGTTTTTGCTCCCTAGCGCGAGCTCAGTGGTCGGGACATAGCAGATGGTCAGTAAATCTTTGCTGGCTGCATGCTGGAGAACGCCGCCTGGGTCCCCGAGGGCGGCCCGGCAGGGGGTCGGTACCTGGTCCGGGGGCGCGATGATGTGCCAGGAACAGCTGATGCCCGGGGGGTAATCGGACTCGGGCCAGTTGGGCGTGGTCAGGGTTCCCTGGGCCTTCTCCAGCCGCCCCCCGCAAAATTGgtgctctggggaggggagaaaggagtgggggtgggaggcggtGGAGACCCTCGGTCAGCTCGAAGAGAGCTCTAGGCTGGAAGCCTGTGCTGGAAGCTCGGACGTCTGGGTCTCAGCATGAGGGGACGAGAAGAGGGGTAGGAAAGGGGGGGGTGTGGTTAGCAGAGAGGGGGCTTGGAGGAGCAGGGCTCAGGGGAGTCTTGGACCTCCGGGCGCCCAGGCAGGCGGTGGAAGGGGGAGGAGGCATTGGCTGGACACGCTCCCTTCTCGCCCCTCCCCCTGACCCGCGACCACACCGCTCCTCTTCCCGTGGGAGATCCCATCTCCCCGGTCCGGCGGAAGAGTCCCCTTTGCAGGCTGGGGAGTCCTCACGTTGTGAGGGTGCCCTCAAATTGGGGCACAGCCCCAGAGGCCTCTTTGGGTAGGTCTCTGccttaaacattaaaatgtttaatggGGAAACTTCGGCCGCCAGGAGGGGGTGATGGGACCGCAATCGGGAGCCCCGGGCTGGGTGTAGGGGGCTCCGGGTCGGGGGAACCTAGTCCCCCAGCCCAGGGGTGCCCCCTCACGCCCGTCTGAGGGAGCCCGATTGCGGACGGGGGCGGGCAGTTACTCACCGTCCCAGTAACCCCAGGCCGCCCATTCCACCCGCGGGTCGGTGACCCATTTCCGCCTCGCGCCTGGGGGGGGGGCctggaaggggggggggtgggagcgggaggggggagagaagacGGGGAGGAGGGACTGAAGGGGCAGTTAGTGAGGAAAAAGGGTAAGGGAGGTAATGGGGGCCCTAGGCTCTCGGGCGCGGGGTTTGGCTCGGGGTGGATGTTAAGGCTGAGGGCGGGGCCTgcgccgggggcggggccaggagAGGGGGAAGGCGGAGGTGAGGGAGGTCTCACCAGTGCCTGAGGTGGCCCTCCCGCTGTACCAGAGCAGGAAGCCTCGTCCTCCCGTGCCCTCGTCCGCCGTCATTCTCAGGGTCACCTGGTTGCCGGGGGCGACTAAGGGCGCAGGCCGGAAGGTCCCGCAGAAGCGTCCAAGCCGCTGGCCCGAGGTTCCAGACCCGGCAAAGACCTCCAGGGCATCATAACGGCAGGCCGAGTGCTGCTCCAAGTCGAAGACGCGGAAGGAAAGGGACACAGTCTGGCCCTCAGGGACCTGAAGGCGGGGACAGGGAAGAGGACCTGCAAAGTCAGGCCACACAAAACCCAGGCGGAGGGTACTTCTCTTTCCCCAAGCATCTCAGAAACCGGGCCTGAACAGGAAGGGACCCCATCAGGGTGCAGAGCAGAGGGCCTGGGCCCTGCAGCAGCTTGTGGCTTGCTCAGGGGACAAGACCTGAGGGCGGGAATGGAGTTGGGAATGGACGAGCGGGCCCTGAGTTAAGGAAGGTGTGAGGACACTTTGCCACGTGTTATTGTGGGCCCTGCCGCCCTCAGTGACCAGAGGGGACGGGCTTGGACTTCCCTGGGAGAAGGGGTGGTGCAGGGACCGGAGCGGGGAGCAGGGGGTCGGCAGACTGGGGTTCCCTTAGCAGTCAGGTCTGGGAGACTTCAGCAAGGGGGTAGTGATCAGAAGGGCCTTCTCACCGTTATTGTCCAGATGCACTCCTTATTGGGGGGGGTAGAGGTTGGGGAAACCCTCACTTGCCACGTAACCTGACTCCCCGGTCACATCCCCTCCACACAGGAACACGGGTCTGGAGAACAGAAGAGGGGTCAGCCATGAGTGGAGGAGAGCTTGGGAAGGATAGGGTAATGAGGattgggggggcagggagggaagccaGGGGGATGGAGGAGAAAGGCCTAGGGGATCTGGGGCAGCCTCAGCCAGCCCGACCGGGATTGAGAGGATTAGGAACAAGTGGGGCCAGCAACTTGGCTGTCTCTCCAACACCccccaatccccacccccaccccaacaggAATTCCCGGAATCCTCCCCAGGCTGTTCCTCACTCTCCCCCCTCGCCCTGCCTGGCAGTCGGGGACAGGAGCCGCCTAACTACTTCCAGATGTGGACACAGCCACGAGgccatgggggggggagggggcggagagaTGAGCAGCAGCAATGATGGCCCTCACGTTGAACCTGGAGACCAGATTTCCCCAGCTCCCAACCTTTGCCCTGCTCCTGTTCCTGCTAACTACTTGAGTATCTGTCTCCCAAGTCTCCCACtttctacccccctcccccccacctctaaTTCCCTCCTGGAATCCAGATGTCCAGCTACCAGGCAAGTTCAGGGTCTTGGTGCTCTCAGGTTCCACGGGGGGCCAAGGGTCTGGGTGGATGGGGAGACTTAGAGGACAGGGGACAAAGGGTGGAGGAACGGGGGGGCAGTGGTGACCCGCAGAAGACTGTGGTCTTGCAGTAGGGAGGGAGAACTTGGGGGCTAGGGAAGAGTTGGGGCTGCAGGAGATCCGGGGGGTGGTGTGTTAGTGAAGGAATCCACAGGATCCACAGGCAAAACCCCCAGGAATCAGGGCTTTTGACGCTCACTCAAGCTATCTGGAAGGTGCCAAGAGACCTACCTGGTATAGTTGGGGGTCTGGCCCTGGGCGAAAGGTAGCAGGGCCCAGGCAGTGAGGACCCCCAAGAGGGAGGCTGTGGCAGCAGGCAGCATGGCCGGGGGGAGAGGCGCTGGGGTCCTTGAGGCGGCAGCTGAGTTTAGCGGCGGCAGCAGCCGGGATAATCAGTGCCAGATGAGGCGGCCTCGGGTGTGTGGGCGTGGGGACTGGCCAGTGGGGCGGGCGGTGGAGAAGGCGGGACAGGGAGAGTTTAGTCGGGACAGTGGTGAGTCCAGGGGCCTCTCTACATCCAGGACACATAAATATTGACCTAAGGAGGGGGTGGAGCaacaaagggcagagggagcatcGACCCTCAGCCGTAATGCAGGCATCAAGTACTGTCATCTGGAAGCCCACTCTGCCGGGTGCCCGAACATCCTGCGAACACAGCCTCTGGTCCTTCCTCATGATCATCCCCACGCCTGCCTCCTCAGCATCCACAGGAAGTCCTTCCCTTGACCCCCGACATCCAGTCACCCCCTTcctgaccccccccacacaccgcTCCAGCTTATTTTCCACTTCAAATTTCTACTGtcttctccccatccctgggCCAGACTAGGCCAAGGAGAAAATTCTTTCTGCTCACCCATTTTTCTCTCCCAATATTTGGAGGTATGGGAGTGGGCTAGGGAGACATGGTATGTGGATAAAGGGAGCCTCCCCCTCATTAAGGAAGAAGAGGATGTAGTAGAAAGTGAGGGAAAGGGACAGCACGTGAGACTGGACCTGGAAGGTaaatgggaggaggggaagagggcacTGACTTCACGGGGACTGAGGGAAATGGGTAGGAAGCTCTGTGAGGTCAGAAGCAAGTGGCCTCCTCAGGATGGGAGTAAGTCTGAGGGACAGAGGATCTGAGTAAGAGAACCGAGTAGCATATGTTGACTGCATTGTTCCAGAAGGTGGGGCTTGGACTTCCAAGTCCAGAAGCCTGGGCCAGTcttgggagtgggaggggaaagCAAACTGAGAGATTTAGGTGGTCAGGTCTGCACCACCTGAATGCTTGAGCCGCTTCTGCTCTGCCCATCCCCGGCCACGCTCCTGCCCTCTGTTGCCCACCAAGCCAGGCTTTGGGCCCCCGTTCCCTGCCCCATTTtcctcccaggccccagggc
The sequence above is drawn from the Neomonachus schauinslandi chromosome 5, ASM220157v2, whole genome shotgun sequence genome and encodes:
- the PCOLCE gene encoding LOW QUALITY PROTEIN: procollagen C-endopeptidase enhancer 1 (The sequence of the model RefSeq protein was modified relative to this genomic sequence to represent the inferred CDS: deleted 1 base in 1 codon), with protein sequence MLPAATASLLGVLTAWALLPFAQGQTPNYTRPVFLCGGDVTGESGYVASEGFPNLYPPNKECIWTITVPEGQTVSLSFRVFDLEQHSACRYDALEVFAGSGTSGQRLGRFCGTFRPAPLVAPGNQVTLRMTADEGTGGRGFLLWYSGRATSGTEHQFCGGRLEKAQGTLTTPNWPESDYPPGISCSWHIIAPPDQVISLTFGKFDLEPDTYCRYDSVSVFNGAVSDDAKRLGKFCGDTAPGPISSEGNELLVQFVSDLSVTADGFSASYKTLPRGAEGRAQSPGEDARSGTALPKPGLPSAEKPKASSEAQATPGAPNVPAVSCPKQCRRTGTLQSNFCSSSLVVTATVKSMVRGPGEGLTVTVSLIGAYKTGGLDLPSPLTATLLKFYVPCKQCPPMKKGASYLMMGQVEENRGPVLPAESFVVLYRSNQDQILTNLSKRKCPSQPVRAAGSQD
- the MOSPD3 gene encoding motile sperm domain-containing protein 3, with product MRRGAPQDQELVGPGAPGRGSRGAPPPSGLVPVLVFPPDLVFRADQRSGPRQLLTLYNPTGAALRFRVLCTAPAKYTVFDAEGYVKPQSCIDIVIRHVAPIPSHYDIQDRFRIELSEEGAEGRVVGRKDITSVLRAPAYPLELQGQPDPTPHPGPPSWTAPPTARHFPENRPPQVATSSFLLFLLTGIVSVAFLLLPLQDELGSQLPQILHVSLGQKLVAAYILGLLTMVFLRT